The proteins below are encoded in one region of Vibrio sp. ED004:
- a CDS encoding Bcr/CflA family multidrug efflux MFS transporter, with product MQTSTSQSPSSQPETPQLGLMLFLILGAIGALTPLAIDMYLPAMPTIAKDLGVTAGEVQITLTAYTAGFALGQLLHGPLADSYGRKPVLLIGVFLFAIASMVSATTHGIEALTYIRTAQGFAGAAAAVIIQAVVRDMFDREDFARTMSFVTLVMTVAPLVAPMIGGYLALWFGWRSIFWVLAIFAVIVILAVSMKIPETLPAENRQPLRFKTTIRNYARLCKNPTAMGLIFSGAFSFSGMFAFLTAGSFVYIDIYGVRPDLFGYLFGLNIVAMILMTSINGRIVKKVGSHAMLRVGLSIQLFAGLGLLVGWMLDIGLWGIVPFVMLFIGTLSTIGSNSMALLLSGYPNMAGTASSLAGTLRFGTGSVVGAIVAMLPSDTAGPMAMVMAACAILSALLYWTLGKKA from the coding sequence ATGCAAACATCAACCTCACAGAGCCCAAGCTCCCAACCAGAAACACCTCAATTAGGCTTAATGCTGTTTTTGATTCTAGGTGCGATTGGTGCACTTACTCCGCTAGCCATTGATATGTATCTGCCAGCGATGCCGACTATTGCCAAAGATCTTGGTGTGACGGCAGGTGAGGTACAAATCACGTTAACAGCCTATACCGCAGGTTTCGCGCTGGGACAGCTGCTGCATGGCCCATTGGCCGATAGCTACGGTCGTAAGCCGGTATTGCTTATAGGTGTGTTCTTGTTTGCTATCGCGTCTATGGTGAGCGCGACAACACACGGCATTGAAGCGCTGACTTACATCCGTACCGCGCAAGGTTTTGCTGGTGCTGCGGCAGCCGTTATCATCCAAGCGGTGGTAAGAGACATGTTTGATCGTGAAGATTTCGCAAGAACCATGTCTTTCGTTACTTTGGTGATGACAGTTGCGCCATTGGTTGCTCCGATGATTGGTGGTTACTTAGCGTTGTGGTTCGGCTGGCGCTCAATTTTCTGGGTCCTTGCTATTTTTGCAGTGATCGTGATTCTAGCGGTATCGATGAAGATCCCAGAAACGCTTCCTGCAGAAAACCGACAACCACTGCGCTTTAAAACGACGATTCGTAACTACGCTCGACTGTGTAAGAACCCAACTGCGATGGGCCTGATTTTCTCTGGTGCATTCTCTTTTTCAGGGATGTTTGCGTTCTTAACGGCAGGTTCATTCGTATACATTGATATCTATGGCGTTCGCCCTGATCTGTTTGGCTATCTGTTCGGCTTGAACATTGTTGCTATGATTTTGATGACGAGCATCAACGGTCGAATCGTTAAGAAAGTGGGCTCTCACGCTATGCTCAGAGTCGGCTTGAGCATTCAACTGTTTGCGGGCTTAGGTTTGTTAGTCGGTTGGATGTTAGATATCGGGTTGTGGGGAATTGTGCCATTCGTGATGCTGTTTATCGGCACACTGTCTACCATTGGTAGTAACTCAATGGCGCTACTTTTAAGCGGATACCCGAATATGGCCGGCACAGCTTCTTCGCTTGCGGGCACATTAAGATTTGGTACTGGTTCTGTGGTGGGGGCAATTGTTGCCATGCTACCAAGTGACACTGCAGGGCCAATGGCTATGGTGATGGCAGCATGTGCAATACTGTCAGCATTACTATATTGGACATTAGGAAAGAAGGCATAA
- the rsuA gene encoding 16S rRNA pseudouridine(516) synthase RsuA has protein sequence MRLDKFLCDALGVTRREATHLLKSKAVTVNDVIQKSGSLKVTEECVVEWQGNELNVHGPRYIMLYKPEGFVCSHEDGSNRTAFELLDEIKMDKLHFAGRLDVDTTGLVLITDDGKWSHRITAPKHKCEKMYRVWLVDPVEPDYVEKFKEGIQLKSEDGLTLPAHLEVRAEREVLLTIHEGKYHQVKRMFAALGNKVEALHRERIGEIEMDESLELGEYRYLTQEEVDSIWK, from the coding sequence ATGCGTTTAGATAAATTTCTGTGCGATGCGTTAGGCGTCACTCGAAGAGAAGCAACACACTTATTAAAATCAAAAGCAGTGACAGTCAATGACGTCATTCAAAAAAGCGGTTCACTTAAGGTAACTGAAGAGTGTGTTGTTGAATGGCAGGGCAATGAACTGAATGTTCATGGTCCACGTTACATCATGCTTTATAAGCCAGAAGGCTTTGTTTGTTCGCATGAAGATGGCTCAAATCGCACTGCGTTTGAATTACTTGATGAAATCAAAATGGACAAGCTGCACTTTGCAGGTCGTCTAGATGTTGATACTACAGGTCTTGTTCTGATCACTGATGACGGCAAGTGGTCTCACCGCATCACAGCGCCAAAACACAAGTGCGAAAAAATGTACCGTGTGTGGTTGGTTGATCCAGTAGAACCTGACTACGTTGAAAAATTCAAAGAGGGCATCCAGCTTAAGAGCGAAGATGGCCTAACACTTCCTGCACATCTTGAAGTACGTGCAGAACGCGAAGTACTACTAACGATTCACGAAGGAAAATACCACCAAGTAAAACGCATGTTTGCTGCGCTTGGTAACAAGGTAGAAGCCCTGCACCGTGAACGTATTGGCGAAATCGAGATGGACGAATCTTTAGAATTAGGTGAATACCGTTACCTAACTCAAGAAGAAGTCGACTCTATCTGGAAGTAA
- a CDS encoding ATP-binding protein, which produces MNLKKRTLKNISLKSRLLLAAAFWLGAMILAAGVGIPKLVNDYLVDDMKQQLGLTMDELTANIETNDSGNLIMAERLSDPRFNQPYSGIYWRAATQDQIIRSRSLWDKDLTIKRSPIHTLVKGPEKEKLIYIEQDIYLPSLSDPITITIGIDEDPLESTLAELTGQVWLILMLLFVGVLMLIGIQVSWSLLPLSKMQRELVMLRKGEQQGLSDNYPKEVSPLVSDLNALLFHYQELLERARNHAGNLSHALKTPLSVMKNEIEMLPDNEKKLLQQPIQQIQSQIDYHLGRARMAGAMNILSVKSSPCERVEAISMAFDKVYAANEVTMINELDSELEVAVEKTDLDEMVGNLLENSYKWATSIIRVHANELDDGNIELVIEDDGQGIPEEKLEQVTKRGVRLDETTPGTGLGLNIVNEMAHSYRGSLTLSKSSMGGLKASLVLKISKG; this is translated from the coding sequence ATGAATCTAAAAAAACGAACACTTAAAAACATCAGTCTAAAAAGCCGCTTGCTCCTTGCTGCGGCTTTTTGGCTAGGTGCGATGATATTAGCGGCAGGTGTCGGGATACCGAAACTGGTTAACGATTACCTCGTCGATGACATGAAGCAGCAGCTTGGCTTAACCATGGATGAGTTAACCGCCAATATCGAAACCAATGACAGTGGTAACCTGATCATGGCAGAGCGTCTGTCTGATCCTAGGTTTAACCAGCCCTACAGTGGTATTTATTGGCGCGCCGCGACCCAAGATCAGATCATTCGATCTCGCTCGCTATGGGATAAAGACCTCACCATCAAGCGTTCTCCTATTCACACATTAGTGAAAGGGCCTGAGAAAGAAAAGCTGATTTACATCGAACAAGACATCTACCTACCGTCACTCAGCGACCCTATCACCATCACCATTGGTATTGATGAAGATCCATTAGAGTCGACGCTTGCCGAGCTAACTGGCCAAGTATGGTTGATTCTGATGCTGCTGTTCGTGGGTGTGCTGATGTTGATTGGTATTCAAGTTAGCTGGTCTCTATTACCTCTTAGTAAGATGCAGCGCGAGTTGGTGATGCTCAGAAAGGGTGAACAGCAAGGGCTAAGCGATAACTACCCAAAAGAGGTCTCTCCGTTAGTTTCGGACCTCAATGCCCTACTCTTTCATTACCAAGAATTACTAGAACGTGCTCGTAACCACGCGGGGAACCTCTCTCATGCATTGAAAACACCATTATCGGTGATGAAAAATGAAATCGAGATGTTGCCTGACAACGAGAAGAAACTGTTACAGCAACCCATTCAACAAATCCAAAGCCAGATAGATTATCATCTCGGTCGCGCTCGTATGGCAGGTGCAATGAACATCCTTTCGGTGAAGTCATCACCTTGTGAACGTGTTGAAGCGATCTCGATGGCGTTTGATAAAGTTTATGCCGCCAATGAAGTCACCATGATCAACGAGTTGGACTCTGAACTTGAGGTCGCTGTCGAAAAAACCGACCTCGATGAGATGGTCGGCAACCTACTCGAAAACAGTTACAAGTGGGCGACCAGTATTATACGTGTCCATGCAAATGAACTCGACGACGGCAATATAGAGTTGGTGATTGAAGATGATGGCCAAGGTATTCCTGAAGAGAAGCTTGAACAAGTGACCAAACGTGGCGTTCGACTTGATGAAACCACACCAGGTACAGGCTTAGGGCTTAACATCGTGAATGAAATGGCACACAGCTACCGAGGCAGCCTAACGCTCAGCAAGAGTTCAATGGGCGGCTTAAAAGCTTCTCTGGTGCTTAAAATAAGTAAAGGCTGA
- a CDS encoding response regulator transcription factor has product MKILVVEDEPRLGQQILETLEGADWVPELSQDGIDALYRATSEEWDAIVLDLGLPKLDGLTVLKGIRDENINTPVIILSARDTLTQRVEGLNAGADDYLTKPFEMVELIARIRAQLRRASGSAAPILQIGDLSLDTRSSKVLWQGQAVSLTALEYKVVAYFMHNQNKVISRTELVEHIYKQDFDRDSNTVEVFIGRIRKKIAPKIIKTVRGLGYQLNAE; this is encoded by the coding sequence ATGAAAATTTTAGTCGTTGAAGACGAGCCTCGCTTGGGCCAACAAATTCTAGAAACCCTTGAGGGAGCAGATTGGGTTCCAGAACTTTCTCAAGATGGTATTGACGCACTCTACCGTGCAACGTCAGAAGAGTGGGACGCGATTGTCCTCGATTTAGGTTTACCTAAGCTTGACGGCCTAACTGTATTAAAAGGCATTCGAGACGAAAACATCAACACGCCAGTGATTATCTTAAGTGCTCGTGACACACTAACTCAACGTGTAGAGGGTTTAAATGCAGGCGCAGATGATTACCTGACTAAACCGTTCGAAATGGTTGAGTTGATTGCTCGTATTCGCGCTCAACTACGCCGAGCGTCAGGCAGTGCTGCACCGATACTTCAAATCGGCGACCTAAGCCTAGACACACGCAGTTCTAAAGTGTTGTGGCAAGGCCAAGCAGTAAGCCTAACGGCACTGGAATATAAAGTTGTCGCGTATTTCATGCATAACCAAAATAAGGTTATCTCGCGCACAGAACTGGTTGAACACATCTACAAACAAGATTTCGACCGCGACTCAAACACAGTTGAGGTTTTTATTGGTCGTATTCGTAAGAAAATTGCACCAAAGATCATCAAAACCGTGCGCGGCCTTGGCTACCAACTGAATGCTGAATAG
- a CDS encoding membrane protein → MFSKAMISLFSISLGLFVSAGAWADSHHNGHDLVQDVHKAGTRIEFEEDQDEVYEAVREGYIRPFSEMYAAVENDLHGRIIKVELEEDDDIWVYELKINFQNNIIKVEYNAETLDMLKIEGRNFKDAIKHGD, encoded by the coding sequence ATGTTTAGTAAAGCTATGATTTCTTTGTTTTCTATAAGCTTAGGCTTATTTGTTTCTGCTGGCGCATGGGCTGACTCACATCATAATGGTCACGACCTAGTACAAGACGTTCATAAAGCAGGAACCCGTATCGAATTCGAAGAAGATCAAGACGAAGTCTATGAAGCGGTTCGAGAAGGCTATATTCGCCCTTTCTCAGAAATGTATGCTGCGGTAGAAAACGATCTTCATGGCCGAATCATTAAAGTCGAACTAGAAGAAGATGATGACATTTGGGTGTATGAGCTAAAAATTAACTTCCAAAATAACATCATCAAAGTTGAATATAACGCCGAAACGTTAGACATGCTAAAGATTGAAGGCCGCAACTTTAAAGACGCAATTAAGCACGGCGACTAA
- a CDS encoding DUF2913 family protein has product MSKYYIEIQKLVNDALGELYALHKAGKAIDAPIANNLYLVRWVTKAIKSQAYDRVIVPDLVRWQKQGRSKGNNSDLTFTFKRISAFYGRFFPEGEEPKALKDSDVEAFMDKMYEMGWSVSSEDELTTGGKIQFFTDGEHSFALCGKQCDDSFDGELMVKPMNWFVRGNHAEFIQAAMEAGFMLHKVTDYKSAVKYHGEYIVYPANQGNQLAEIPISVIG; this is encoded by the coding sequence ATGTCAAAATACTATATTGAAATTCAGAAGTTAGTGAACGATGCGTTGGGCGAGCTGTATGCTTTACATAAGGCTGGAAAAGCGATCGACGCACCTATCGCGAATAACCTTTACCTTGTTCGTTGGGTGACAAAAGCGATTAAATCTCAAGCTTATGATCGTGTGATTGTGCCAGACTTAGTTCGCTGGCAGAAACAGGGTCGCTCAAAAGGCAACAACTCGGATTTAACTTTTACCTTTAAACGTATTTCTGCGTTTTACGGACGTTTTTTCCCTGAAGGCGAAGAGCCTAAAGCGCTAAAAGACAGTGATGTTGAAGCGTTCATGGACAAAATGTACGAGATGGGTTGGAGCGTATCGAGTGAAGATGAGCTAACGACTGGCGGCAAGATTCAATTCTTTACCGATGGTGAGCACTCTTTTGCTCTGTGTGGCAAACAGTGCGACGACTCTTTCGACGGAGAGTTGATGGTTAAGCCGATGAACTGGTTTGTACGTGGTAACCACGCAGAGTTCATCCAAGCGGCGATGGAAGCGGGCTTTATGCTTCACAAAGTAACGGACTACAAGTCTGCGGTGAAGTATCACGGTGAATACATAGTGTACCCTGCCAACCAAGGCAACCAACTGGCTGAGATCCCGATTAGCGTTATTGGCTAG
- a CDS encoding DEAD/DEAH box helicase, with translation MYTLRPYQADSVKSVIHYFRKHQTPAVLVLPTGAGKSLVIAELARLAKGRVLVLAHVKELVEQNHEKYEGYGLKGSIFSAGLGRKETDQQVVFASVQSVVRNLDSFSNQFSLLVIDECHRVPDEKTSSYQKVITHLRENNSGIKVLGLTATPYRLGMGWIYQYHTRGQVRSEEPRFFRDCIFELPIRYLLDEGFLTPARMIDAPVLSYDFSQLKPASTGRYKEAELDMVIEQSKRATPQIVDQIIHLAQDKLGIMVFAATVRHAQEILGLLPEGEAAIVIGDTPTLERDQIINDFKERKIKFLVNVSVLTTGFDAPHVDLIAILRPTESISLYQQIVGRGLRLSPGKKECLVLDYAGNSYDLYQPEVGDPKPDSDSEIITIPCPACGFNNNFWGKLDSNGFLLEHFGRKCQGYFTDEDTGEREHCNYRFRAKYCGECGADNDIAARICHECDATLVDPDKKLKEALNLKDALVFECLEMDLNVLKDDKGKSQLKVTYRGENQAQVHEFWSLTTKKQKQNFKDQFVRPHLADRHRPFEEASPSKVVAHQHRFRPPQFVIARKVGRFWKMRDKIFEDELQQR, from the coding sequence ATGTATACACTCCGCCCGTACCAAGCTGATTCCGTAAAATCAGTGATTCATTACTTCAGAAAACACCAAACTCCGGCTGTTCTCGTGTTACCGACAGGGGCAGGAAAAAGCCTTGTGATTGCAGAACTGGCAAGGCTCGCGAAAGGTCGAGTGTTGGTGCTTGCTCACGTAAAAGAGCTGGTTGAACAAAACCATGAAAAATATGAAGGTTATGGGTTAAAAGGCTCAATTTTCTCGGCGGGTTTAGGCCGTAAAGAGACCGACCAACAAGTAGTATTCGCGTCGGTTCAATCTGTGGTTCGCAACCTTGATTCATTCTCTAATCAATTTTCGCTGTTGGTTATCGACGAATGCCACCGCGTACCTGACGAAAAGACCAGTAGCTATCAGAAAGTGATCACTCACTTACGCGAGAATAATTCCGGCATCAAAGTACTTGGCTTAACGGCAACGCCGTACCGCCTTGGTATGGGTTGGATTTATCAATATCACACTCGCGGTCAAGTGCGTTCGGAAGAACCTAGATTCTTCCGCGACTGTATCTTTGAACTGCCGATTCGTTACTTGCTTGATGAAGGCTTCTTAACACCAGCCCGCATGATAGATGCACCAGTATTGAGCTACGACTTCTCTCAGCTAAAACCCGCAAGTACAGGGCGATATAAAGAAGCAGAACTGGATATGGTGATCGAACAGTCGAAACGCGCTACACCGCAGATTGTCGACCAGATCATTCATCTCGCCCAAGACAAACTAGGCATCATGGTGTTTGCAGCCACCGTTCGACACGCTCAAGAGATCCTTGGCTTATTACCCGAAGGCGAAGCTGCGATTGTGATTGGTGATACGCCAACACTCGAACGTGACCAAATCATCAATGACTTCAAAGAACGTAAAATCAAATTCTTGGTCAACGTATCGGTTTTAACCACGGGCTTTGATGCACCGCATGTCGATTTAATCGCGATTCTTCGCCCAACAGAGTCCATCAGTTTGTACCAACAGATCGTTGGCCGTGGATTGCGTTTGTCTCCAGGTAAAAAAGAGTGTTTGGTTCTCGACTATGCGGGCAACAGCTATGACCTTTACCAGCCAGAAGTTGGCGACCCCAAACCCGATTCAGACAGCGAAATAATCACCATCCCTTGCCCGGCTTGCGGCTTCAATAACAACTTCTGGGGCAAGCTAGACAGTAACGGCTTCTTGCTTGAACACTTTGGTCGTAAATGCCAAGGCTACTTTACCGATGAAGACACGGGCGAACGTGAGCATTGTAACTATCGCTTCCGCGCCAAGTACTGCGGTGAGTGCGGTGCCGACAACGATATTGCGGCTCGTATTTGTCATGAGTGTGACGCTACCTTGGTTGATCCAGACAAAAAACTCAAAGAGGCACTCAATCTAAAAGATGCTTTGGTATTTGAGTGTTTAGAGATGGACCTCAATGTACTCAAGGATGATAAAGGCAAGTCGCAGCTTAAAGTCACCTATCGTGGAGAAAACCAAGCGCAAGTGCATGAGTTTTGGTCATTAACTACCAAGAAGCAGAAGCAAAACTTCAAAGACCAGTTTGTTCGCCCTCACCTTGCGGATAGACACAGGCCCTTTGAGGAAGCTTCGCCATCGAAAGTCGTTGCTCACCAACATAGATTCCGCCCGCCACAATTCGTGATTGCACGTAAAGTTGGACGCTTTTGGAAAATGAGAGACAAGATATTCGAAGACGAACTACAGCAGCGTTGA
- a CDS encoding VOC family protein — MQMNPIGWFEIYVDDMSRAKTFYESVFKVTLEKLNNETEIDVEMWVFPCEMESYGATGALCKMPNVKAGGNSTMVYFSCEDCATEASLAAANGGTLQVPKMDIGEHGFISVVSDTEGNMIGLHSMS; from the coding sequence ATGCAAATGAATCCGATTGGTTGGTTTGAAATTTATGTTGATGATATGTCGAGAGCAAAAACTTTTTACGAATCAGTGTTTAAAGTGACTCTAGAAAAGTTGAATAATGAAACAGAGATTGATGTTGAGATGTGGGTGTTCCCTTGCGAGATGGAGAGTTATGGCGCCACAGGTGCTTTGTGCAAGATGCCCAATGTAAAAGCGGGAGGCAACAGCACCATGGTTTACTTCTCTTGTGAAGACTGTGCGACAGAAGCGAGTTTGGCAGCGGCCAATGGCGGCACGTTACAAGTGCCAAAAATGGATATTGGTGAGCATGGTTTTATTAGTGTCGTTAGCGATACAGAAGGCAATATGATTGGGCTACATTCGATGAGCTAA
- a CDS encoding LssY C-terminal domain-containing protein, translating into MFDGLGLFLGALGDALIGPNLFVPGEPFFIAAGFQLYSGAWMALVLVMLGGLLGDQLSYLIGYKYGAKAQRRLIKFRPKTKRLIARCRYLVARKGTYIILFARLLGPIAWVVPFIAGSHRVPWRNFSVLAFIGLALGGGQFVAWGMLLAHGVENFPWLNSLKIFISEHNSLIVGVFAVLVFTVIGYRMKWRRLVLKSSALLLAWVLFANYAHFFWKADDFQNQPEMAQINEVDWNSVTYKAFPGKSSFYSAQAINVIYVGATPRDLMKQLGWIENQTFSRNEIEWVSYLALLRDKTPPVSDLYWRDKPQDMAFQLPGNLMKRSHIRWWRAGVDIETNQPQWLGAISYDDGLKVTPYSGIVTVLHNIDPNVDEERDRLANQIRTSLPDIELDKYPLATVEVINDDHDYYTDGRILMIGATSVSGNSQTLDVAVNDI; encoded by the coding sequence ATGTTTGATGGACTAGGGCTGTTTTTGGGGGCATTGGGTGATGCTCTCATTGGCCCAAACCTATTTGTACCGGGAGAGCCCTTCTTTATCGCGGCAGGTTTTCAACTGTATTCAGGTGCATGGATGGCGTTGGTTTTGGTGATGCTCGGTGGTTTGCTTGGTGATCAACTCAGTTATTTAATTGGTTATAAATACGGTGCTAAGGCGCAACGAAGGCTCATTAAGTTTCGTCCTAAAACCAAAAGATTAATCGCACGCTGCCGCTATCTGGTTGCTCGCAAAGGCACATACATCATTCTTTTTGCACGCTTATTAGGGCCTATTGCTTGGGTTGTGCCGTTTATAGCTGGCTCGCATCGTGTGCCGTGGCGCAATTTCAGTGTGTTGGCGTTTATAGGCTTGGCTCTTGGTGGAGGGCAGTTTGTTGCTTGGGGTATGTTACTGGCGCACGGCGTTGAAAATTTTCCGTGGCTTAATAGCCTTAAGATATTTATCTCTGAGCATAATAGTTTGATCGTCGGGGTGTTCGCGGTATTGGTCTTCACCGTTATTGGTTATCGAATGAAGTGGCGACGCTTGGTACTTAAGTCGAGTGCGCTGTTGTTGGCGTGGGTATTGTTTGCGAACTACGCTCATTTTTTCTGGAAAGCGGACGACTTTCAGAATCAACCAGAGATGGCCCAAATAAACGAAGTAGATTGGAACTCGGTTACCTATAAAGCGTTCCCTGGCAAATCTTCGTTCTACTCAGCACAAGCGATCAACGTCATTTATGTTGGAGCAACCCCAAGAGACTTAATGAAGCAATTAGGTTGGATAGAGAATCAAACCTTCTCTCGAAATGAGATTGAATGGGTTAGCTACCTCGCATTGCTCAGAGACAAAACACCGCCTGTGTCCGATTTATATTGGCGAGACAAGCCGCAAGATATGGCTTTTCAATTACCGGGTAACCTGATGAAACGCAGCCATATTCGCTGGTGGCGCGCTGGTGTCGATATTGAAACGAACCAGCCTCAGTGGTTAGGTGCAATTAGCTATGATGATGGTCTTAAAGTGACCCCATACTCCGGTATTGTGACCGTACTTCATAACATTGACCCTAATGTTGATGAAGAGCGAGATAGGCTTGCCAATCAGATACGTACTTCACTTCCAGACATCGAATTAGACAAGTATCCATTGGCAACGGTGGAAGTGATCAATGACGACCATGACTATTACACTGATGGTCGGATATTAATGATTGGGGCAACGTCCGTTAGTGGTAATTCGCAAACTTTAGATGTTGCGGTCAACGATATTTAG